A segment of the Coffea arabica cultivar ET-39 chromosome 8c, Coffea Arabica ET-39 HiFi, whole genome shotgun sequence genome:
TAATTTGTACATAATCATACAGGTGTATACTCTCGTGTATTGATGACTATAATCTGATTgatcctttcattttttttttttttggggccaaTCGACATCTTCGATAAATTGATTTTGGATGGAAGAGATATTTCAAGAAACGGCAGAATCAACAAGCTATGAACTGAAAGTAACAACTTATTTCACTGGGTGATGAGAATTCATGTATATTTCACTTAGTGAATGTGGATGGGATCATGGGATACGGAAATACTAGGACGAAATTTGTATTTAAGCAAGACAATTTTGCCATTGATCTATAGATTGTTAGGAGCTCTTTATATCCATGTGTAAGAAATAATAATACGACATAACGTGTTATGAGTTTCAGAAAATATTCTACCGCATAGTTGCAGTAAAAGTTTCCCATATTTCTTTCTTCTCGGTTCTTCCTCACGCAACTCTTTGCAACGGTCCAAAGTTATCCTCAACTAGTTGGGCCTTTTATACACCGAATCCATGAGTTTTGGGCACAACTGTTGGTGTCCTACACCACGGGGAGGATAAATCAGCCCATTACTTCTCTGTTGCCAGAATAATAATTATCTTCTTGTACTTGTTTTTTCACATGATTGGGCCAactaaggattttttttttctgggataGAAAACAATTTGGATGGATTCAATTTCGATCATTATCACCGGTCATATATACCTCCGAAATCATAGATTGTttaaaggggggggggggtttataGATCACCTACCAATACAACTATTATATCAACAATACGAGTCGAACATACTATCTTTTGTGAGGAAGTGACCCGTACCTACCAATTGAGCCAATTTATATTGGTAGGCTAACTAAGACGACTAAATGAAACTCCGCGGCAACTTGTAGCCGTTGAATTGAAGCAATAATTTCTGATGCACAGAACATGAATTTTATGCATACTTGTTTGGGCTTTCTGGTATCAGATAAGGAACTCCTATACGTGAATTATCGAGTGAGACTTGAACGAAAGCCTTCAGATCAACTTTGAACACTTCGTATTTCACCTGAATGTGTTAACAAAGCCCAAGGGCTGCATATTAATCGCAGCCTGTTTGGGCTTGTAAATATGATCAGGCCGATGGGGACGTCTCAACCTACACGGTTCCATGGGTTTGCTCTCGCGTGGAGATGGCCTACTACTCGCTCTGGAACCCCAACATTCAACTACGTATTAGGGCTGTTTCACAGATGAGCGTTAGTTGCCCCTAGCCAGCATGATGATTGATGAACCTCAAACACAATTTTGTCTACTTATTACACCAAGAATCAGTGTttgatataaaattttttttttttttttaaaaaaggggACTTGATACTTGCCTTTCAAAAGTTGTATTTTGAACCAAAGCAAAATGTTTCgtaaatgcaaaattttttttttaaatgtttctgaaagcttttttttttttggcagattACTCACCTCAGTTATGAACCGCATGTGTTGCTAAACGACAATCGGCCGGTTGATAATACTCCTTTTTAAGGGTACTTTTAATTTTACAAACTGTTACACTTCACACGTCAATAATTAAGCTTAAAGCCTGTTTTTGATAGCTTAGATTGTCGTTACCGCTTTTGCTTTTGATATAAGTGATTATTAAGTTAGCTTTTGACTTTTATATTTAGCTTCTTCTTCCACCACCCCCCCCCTCTTTTAATTATAGGAAACAGAGATGAAATTATTGTTTGTTGTTTAagtttgcttttgcttttgacTCTGGTTTTCAATTTCACATGTCAATTAATTTCGTTTTATACATCgataatgtatatatttttaCTAATGGATGCATGATACAtaatctgaatttgaatttgaaatcgagATCTTGCACATGTATTATGCATCCAACGATAATAGTATACATATATCAgtacatataaaattaacttTATCCATAATTACCTTTTAACTATGACTCCTTAAGACCTATAAGCAAACGAGAACAGGCCCTTAGGCATTAGTCAAATAGGACCATGTATGTGAATCTGAGGTTGGACGCAGTCACAAGTCAAACATTTAAATTCGAATTGACTTCAATTTTCGTGGAGTCGAATTCAGCTAAATAAATACCAAGGTGATTCATTAGCAAGTGGCAGTCAACTTAACTAGTGCATGAgaaccccccaaaaaaaaaataaaataaaatccaaCCATTAGGATGATCATCCGTTCGtttttttgccattttcttttacttgagAATAAAGTAAAAGAGCATAGAAAAGTAAGAAATACAGCATCCACATGTATCATATTCTTCTTGAAAGTCCAAATCCTCATCAACCACGAGTACAGCTAGGACTTGCTCCCCCCAAAAAAGCAATTGTTTCAATGCATTTCAGAAAACTAATTCAAAAGAATGACTTGTGGAAATGACGAACATCCCAAAAAGGTAAAATTAAAGTAAAAGGGATAACAATTATAGCCACCAAACCATAAGAACATATAATGATTTGGCTAACTTGGGAGACATCTTTGGTCGACCATCATAAGAGTACTGTTGTGTTGTGCCAAAAACCTCCTGTTTTACATATAAGCCCATATGATTGACaactatgaaaaaaaaaaggggaatagTGACCATTTCTAGTATTATAAAGACCAAAACAAAGCGGTAGCATATCTTATTTTATTGGAAGTGTCAACCGCATTGGATGCTTGGTCCCTCGGCGCCGTGCCTTGacaaatcttctgtaatttgagtGCTAAACCACCCAAGTTAAATGCATCTATCTATTCCACTACCTATACATGGCCCTAAGCTACGAATTTTAAATACTAATATTACGTCCTCATTACCTTTCAAACCTatatggattaatttttttcgTCAACTGGGTAGTTCAGCTTATATAAATTAATGCCGCCAGCTTCCCAAATTGGAATATGTCTTGTAAAGAGAAATTAATATACTCATTGGATTTGTAcagtcttttttcctttttgggatCCAGATTCGAGGCATTAATTTATAATTCAAGAACTTTTGTCTCATGACTTGCAACACAAATGCCCTACGGACATATAATAATAATCTTCAAAGATAGATATCATTAGTTGGCTTATGTTTTTTTTAATCTTAAGGCTAAGATTCTGATTTGGATACGGTTTATGtaaagagtaaattttatgtacactgacggtgtatatATACTATCGCGGTTGAATATACGACACATGTGCAAAATTTGAGTTTAACATTCAAATTCGGATTATGTGTCATGCATATCTAATGGTGAacgtgtatacactgtcagtgtagagAAAAATAATCCTTATATAAATACCAGATCCAAGAGTGGCATATTATATTAGTAGCTAGTATATGTTTTAAGTGCACAAGTTTTAGAGCgtataatacaataatattcttGTTCCCAAAAACTAGCTTTCTGTGCTTGTATGCGTTTTTAGGAGTGGGAATCTTACATGGGTTTTCATGTGCGAGCATTATTTAAGATTCTTTCCTTCATGCATCATAGTTTTCATTGAATAGCCTCACTAAAAATTCAATACagtactttctttcttttgaagcTCTGGAAAAATCTCTTCACGACCATGATGATCTTTTTCtcagagaaaaaaagaaagaaatgtacATTAAAAGCAATTGGATGCGCCAAGGAAGTACTCTTTAATCTTAGAAACCGGTTGCTATCATGGCTGGGCTTGGAGGCCAAAAGCAGCACGATGTCTATGACCAGTGCGTAAAAGCATATGTACTACGTTTACACTAAAACAAGATGCCCCACACAATAAATACACGTAATTTACAGTATTTTGGACACAAAGGAAGAAATCACCCCAGCAGTAATGTGAAGGAGAAACCTATAATCTATGTTGTTAAGGGAGAAGAGGAGTGCAAATTAAGGAGGGTTATGTCGGCCAATGATGTGGATTTTGATGGTCAAACTAGCTTTAATCATTCAAAGAGAAGAAGATTTCGGCTTCGATTGCTACTATGAGATTCTGTATCAGACAAAGCCCCACCAGACGGCAGACACCCTTTGTTTTTTCGATTTCACGAATCAAAACGTTTCCATCTTGACTAAAAGAGCTTGATTTTTAACATTGATGTCCCGTTTGACTGGAAACAAgtgttaaaaaaatgaaaatgacttTTTAGGGTCGACCGTCGATCGATTTACGGCTACTTTTTCATGTGCCATTTCTTCAAATCAGATCTTCTTTTCCACTGAAATAAAAAGGATGTTTGCTTTATTTAACGAGCGTTCTTGTTTCAGCCTAGGCATGCATTTTTATATGGTTCACATATATAGTTGAAGATGATGGCGAAACATATATAGCTCAACTAATTTCCAATTTCAATGATATATCagctgagaaaagaaaaaaaaaaaagagaaaggaaaaatgtCCTTCCAAAGGCATAATTAAGTAGCAAACTAAATAGATGTAAATATTGATAAATTACTGGACACACCAATgatctactttttttttcttttttttttttaatggaagACATTTAAGTTCTTCCAGTTACGAacttttctcaaaatctctTGCGTACCCATCTAAAAGTTCATTGCTGCATGTAAATGGTTCTATAACATGAAGGGAAAAAAACTGAAGAAAGGGAGCTGCGGCTTATGTTGCTTGTTAActtctttaattttttgaaatccATATTGAGGCAAGCACAAAATGCAGAAGGCATTAACATTTATAACATGTTGTTATATTGTTCTGTAAAGTTATTAGTATATTGCAGAAGAACATGTTTATTACCATCCAGTGATTAAgaagatggaaaaaaaaaaaaccctaaagtTAATAATGGAGTTCTGTAAAGATTCCTTTTGTCTATTAAAAATTCAATTTGTAACGAGCAGTATGTTTTTGATGACTTGCTTTATTGACCATTATTTCAGCTATTAAAAATTAGGAACCACCGAATACCTAACTAACTGTCAACGATTTTATTCGATCCCTAGCTTCTGTTCTTCATATAGACCAGCTAGGGAGGGGGGAAATTTGTTCAACGGTAGTTGAATTTAATTCTATACCGAATTTAGGAATATGTTCTTAAAATAATTGGCGTTAGGACACTAAACATATGCGGTGTTCGCAACAGAGTCAAAGACACTTGAATTTAGTACATCAAAAAGTCTTCTCTGTTAGCAAGAACAATAATGCCTATTCGTCCCTGGGGAAAAAAACGAGATATTATCGATCGAGTGTGTTTGAACAGGAGCTAGATTATTTAGACAAAATTATTTGAGCTAATATTATTATTGTATCACTTTTTGTGATGCGTTATGTATATGCAAGAGAGATAGAAAGGTGCCTACAAATCATAGTTTAATCAGTTTCAAAATACTGCTGTCTGATTTTACAAATGCTCAAAATACAACCAGGAAAGAACCCAGACCAGTTATGGCCTTAAGCATCTTCTTATTTGCCTCCAAAACAAACTGATGACCAGATGAATTGGAGGCTTGAAACTTCCAAACACGTTGGCTGCGCAAGCATTTGTATTTTGCACTCCCTATACATTTTTCACTGTTTTGGCTGCTTTTTTGCAATGTCGTAGTTTCTGTTGTCTCCATCAATTCATTGCATTGATGCCAAAATTTGGTTTGGCctatcaaaaatcaaaatttggttaCCTCCGCGTGATAAAATCTCAAAACGTTCCTAATGCACTGCAAGTGTTCTTCTGCATACCACAAGATGACTCCATATCGATCATCTAAAAGGTTGGAGCATTAACTGTCTAGAAATTTACCAATcatttttgtttcctttccGAATTGGGTTTCGATCAAAAGTGAAATAATCAGTTTCAGAATCCATTGAATTTGTCAAAGTAGAGTCTGCATCGatgaaccaaaaaaaagggggaaaggcCAATCGAATCGAAGGTGTGGGAGGTAAGATTTTGCAAGTACTTTTGGATAAAATTGTGTGAAACATGCACAATAACCAAAAAGGCGAAAACAACTCTAGGTAGGCAAAGCGACCATTAGTGGGGATTTTGTGCTCCTTATTGTCTCTCACGACCCCCTTCAACAGTTGAAGTACGGACCAACCCACCACCTGAGTCGGATGTAAGCATTCTATCCCCATCAAAAAATGTTCTACAAAAACATGACGCTTGGTTCTAACGTCTATATCCCATACTTCTGCTAAAAGATCACTAGATCATATCAAGCGGTTTGGCCAATATGTCTGCTGCCACAGTAGGTGAATAGTATTATATCCCTTTCATGGTGGTGACATTTTCCTTCACTCCAATATCTTACATAAAAATGGTCATATTTCTTTACTTGCACATCTCAAATTTTATAATGCTTTAACCAACGGTTTGGCAAGAAAATATGCTGCTGATCTACTGAAGACTGATGCTCGATCACAACATGACATCATCATTTTCTAATTAGTATACATCTGAGAAGGAGTGCAAAAGAAAAGGATCAAAACAAGGTGGTCCTGGCCAGTTTCTCAGCTTGCTTAAAATTCGTGGTACCATGATCTTACATAAAAGGAACTAAAAGGGTAAAGagaaaggaaagggaaaaagtGAATCCTGGCCCTTAGACCACAGAATTTACTATACTACAGTCTGGTTGGTTGATGCAGAGAAGTCAGGACACGATCAGACTGAGAGAGTTCCTGCACATACACTGCTTGTACTGCAGGCGTGTGTTACAGGACATATGTATTATCTTTCAATTAAGAAACCAAGCTGCACAACACGTTAATGTGTCTGAAACTGTATCAGAGATTcagagaagaaaaagagggccccaacaaaaaaaaaaaaaaaaaaggaaaagagccAGCTGATTCAATTGAATTCAACTGTACTATTAAACACAAATGTATAAAAATGACTAATAACTTCATTTTCACTCTCAAAACCCATTCTGCACCTTTTGTTTTTCGGGTTTAGGATCAAACGTTTGCTGCTGTTTGATCAAACCTTATTAATTTCCACTAAAAAACATCATGCATCCTGATGATGTGAATAACGGAAAAGCAAGAGTCTTTTACTACCCGGATTGTTATACGCATTACTAGAAGCTATATATCACGTTCATTTTCACAATCACCCGTGGTGTAGTTTTCTTCAATCCTAGATTATCACTACCAAATAGAAAAGTTTTTGGAAAGCTTGATCAGATTATTCAAAAATAGCTCCATAGGCTATCAACATCAGAATGTTCAGGCGAATCGCTAGATGGCGGAGAGTGTATTCTTGGTGGGCTCACTAGCATTCCTTCGGCCATGTCCACAAGCAAATTAGGCATATCAATCAGTGCCTCTACGTCAATGAattcatcttctccagccaagCCTCTATCTTGATCAAATGCTAATTCTTGATGATCACTTGATCCAGGCTGGTTTTGATCATGAGGAAACTTTCCATCATCATCTCCACCACCTGCAGTTTTCTCCTTCATCATCTCAGCAGCACCAGCAGCCGCGCTGCGTATATCAGACGGAGAAGGTGAGGCTGGGGCTGGGTAGGAACTAACACGATCAGGAAAGTTTAGTGCAATATCACTACCTTTTAAGGCAATTGCAGCCACGTCATAGGCCGCGGCCGCCATCTCCGGTGTAGGGTAAGTCCCTAGCCAAATACGTGTAGTTTTACGTGGTTCGCGAATCTCCGATACCCATTTGCCGCTCCGGCTCCTTATTCCACGGTACATTGGGTGCTTTCCACCTGAGGGACGGCTCGGCGAGCCGCTGGAAGATGTAGAACTCATTGTTGTCTTTGTACTCGGTGCTTGAAGCCTAACATTTGCTAAAGATCGCGTAgcttcatttttcttggtcgATAAGAAATGTGGCGATTTTGGGCCGTGTTGTAGAATTATAGGAGTAGCGCTTGGTGGTGGAGCTGGAGGTGGTGGAGGAGGGGGAGGAAGAGTAGAGGAGGAGGAGTAAATGGGGTTGAAGGGTTTTTCTTGGGTAGGCTGGATAAGTTTGTCTTGGGCTAATGGGGGCACGTTGGGAAGATGTGGATGGTCAGCCATAattagaatatatatatatatatatatatgtgtgtgtgtgtaggtGTAGATGTAGTCTATTAGTGTGTGAGTGCGTGTATACTTGTGGGATCGGGGGGCATGGAGAAGGACTATTTGGGTTAGGGGTGGGATGATCAAGTTTGATATATAAGGGCAAAAGACATGATCGGATGTGTGacaaaaaaacttcaaaaaggtgaaatgaAAGCGTGGGGAAGGCGCGGTTGGATTGGTACATTTTGTTTAGGGTTCTGAGGCTTTTCTTCGGAGGTTTGAGGTAGCAATAGCTTTCCAATAAAAACGGCACACGCTCACAGGAACTGGGCACTAGCGGTACAAGCTAGCATTTAGCTGTAGTCTATTGTATTTCCATACATTCATCAGTGCTTTTCAACTCCTCAATAACGAGTTGTAGTAGATTTTTTTCTCTTGTTAGTGATCGACTCTGTGGGAGTTGGAACTGTAGATGATGTGGGTTTTTTGTGTTACATAATATATTCTGGTGTTTAGGGCAGTAAAAGTAATTATTGCTGCTGTGCTGCAATAATCCATATCATGGGCAATTAAAAGTTGACAATTGCAGCTAGCTAGCAACATCCACGAACAAAATACCCCAGTCAGATTCAGAAACCTTAAAAGAAGTCAGCTCTCCACTCATCGACCTCCCAATTGTGTTGCGTACCACTTCCTGGACCACAACAAGTTCAACAGATTGAATTGTTCATCCATTCTTGATTTAATTTccaattgcttttttttttaagtaaaaaaaactTTTCCATCACTTGCGTCACCTGACTTAATTAGTGTAAACTTCTAGCCTAAGTTTATTCAATTCATTAAAAATTGTTCATCCATTAAAAATTGAAAGTAAGTACTATTAATTAGTTTCCaaataatgatgataaaaacCAGGaccaaataatatattttaaaacgttgaatttttttcctttattgtgTAGAAGGAAATTTCAAGCTGTTGTCTTTGATATAACCAACTAATAAATACAACAGTTTTCGAAGTTGTTGGTACCTATATTTGCTTCATCCATATTGATTGTTAACTTACCTAAATTGGGAGCCTTTGATTAACAAAGGATTAATTAGGTTACGATCCacttacttcaaaaaaaaaaaaaaaaaaaagagattctGGTCCAATAGAACACTATTAACTCCAGTATTAAGATGAGTCTCAACAGTGAACGCCAAAAGGAATACGTATTAGAGACAATTATCTTCCCCTAATACACTGTACACACACATGTATATTTATTTAGGAAATCGTGTCGTGTCACCCATTTTCTTGCCTGATCAAACATAGTTTGCAAGAAGATCGAATACGTACGGTACTATTTCTTGGTATTGTGGGAAGAGTAAGATATCCGATATATGCAGACGAATGGATGGCGTGCAAACACCCAGCCTTCCTTGTATATTAAAGGTCACGACTTCATATTAGATCTTGTGGCTGCCAAAAgctgtttttgaataaaaatgttTCTTTATTGGGTCCCTCTCTACTATTCAAAACCATGACagaaacccaaaaagaaaaggggggaaaaaaaaaaagaggaaaagatcATTGCGGTGAGCTCGGACAAGGACTCCATTGTATTTTGGGCGATTTCATTTCATCATTGTACatgttcaaaattttgatcataatATTGTATTGAATAAATGTTAAATATTTTATGCACGTGCATCACTTttatttcaaatacaataatGTAACATAATTCTACGTCAAGTAAtataaaaaatacaataatcgAATCGAATCGTACCGAATTTCAATCGCATTGGTTTGTCTCTCGGGTCAAGCTCCGTAAACATGTTAACTTAGCTAAAATCTTGATCTACTTTTCATGTTTCCTTTGTACGTTCTCCCAAGTTATCATAGATAGACGACGCGACATGGGAACGAGAGGAGGGCATTGCataattttgtgatttgttGTTTTGCTAAGATTCCATGTTTTCTTGCCTTCAAGAACCGGGGGCTCATAAAATCATCAAGATTTCCCTAGACAGTAGTGGCAGCCACCATGTCTGCACCAATAGCTCCTCAACCCCACCAAACACAGGAAATAAAGAGATCAACAGACGTGGCCAAGTGAAACCTACTCCCCGGCTGCGGCCGAAATATTCATCTTTTCATTCACTACACCAAAATGGAATAGGCCATAGGGCTTGAGTGTCATATGAATTATGATGGGCTGGCTACTAAGGAATAGAGatacaagtatatatatatatgtctctctctctcttcttcttctttttttttttttttttttttttgaggaatggGGAGAAACATCATATGAgttaggggtgggcaaaaaaatCCGCCGATCCGaaaacccgatgaacccgatccgatccgatccgaaaaaTAGGATACCCGATCCGATTTTTCTTAGCGGGGCAGATGAGGGTCGGGTACCCGAAAAATCGGGTACGGATAcggatcagaaaaataaaaacccgtgggtacccgacccgcagggtatattttataaatattaaaaaagtagggatcattttataattttgtaatttttaatcCTAAGTGCAAGTGAAGTGGCTCGCAGCCTCATATTCTAATCCTATATGATCTactcttctcattttttttgaaaaaagtgaATATTCTCGGTGAAAcatgaacaaaatgaaaaaaaaaatttgtgaaactctgttataaaaattgttcatccctttcatcttttttatttttattctacctCCATCGATCTTTCCTGCAAATCTTGcatcaattcaatcaaagatTTTTGTTTGGAGTCTCAATTTTCTGTTAGCTAGATAATTAAAATATTTGTGTCATTCATTTGCAATTATATCTCTtaaatttgtctcttttatttagtgtaagaaatttatttttctttttcatcaccttaataccataaggtctattccaaagatgtaaagaagttggggaagatttttaacattattttggttatatttttttcaaaaataattagttCTATTCAATTCTTTTCCGAACTTGATTTCACAATTGACTTATTTGAGATGCGGTCTTGTACCATAATATCCTTGGGGAAGTTACCAAATACTTATTATCCTTATGTTTGTTGTGTTGTAGAAGTATAAAATATGTGAAAATggtgatgtactcaaaattattatgaaACTTCGTTTTGTCCATTAGATATTCCaatatgtactaaatttatgagatcgatttgattattggatgaaatgtgtgaaaatggtgatgtatggactttaattacaatatctctaccaatattaattggaaaagcatgtttttttttattgaaaaacatgttgatattaagtagaaaataattttttttattgaaaaatagttttttttaggGGCGGGTACCCTATGACCCGCCCCTTTTTTTCGGGTACCCGCTATTCGGATACCCGAAAATATTAGGAGCGGGTTAGGGTCGCAAAATGGCTGATCCGATATATTAGGGTCGGGTTAGCCAAATCATGttaggggcgggtacccgacccgtgccCACCCCTAATATGAGTACTTGTTAGAGTTGGAGTTGGACCAACTTACCATGCTAATATACAGATATCTATTTAGAAAAGGTTTGATTTTATGCAGTTGTCTTATTGTATTTGTTTGTACACAACGTGCTTTGTTTTGGCTTttaatttgggataattttaatgagctcccctgagatttctgacaatttcactaagATTCtttgagatttgaaaaattacacctacctcccttgatttgatagttttagtaacaagactttaaaataatattgacttggtaaaattgttaaatga
Coding sequences within it:
- the LOC113705435 gene encoding ethylene-responsive transcription factor ERF027-like; this encodes MADHPHLPNVPPLAQDKLIQPTQEKPFNPIYSSSSTLPPPPPPPPAPPPSATPIILQHGPKSPHFLSTKKNEATRSLANVRLQAPSTKTTMSSTSSSGSPSRPSGGKHPMYRGIRSRSGKWVSEIREPRKTTRIWLGTYPTPEMAAAAYDVAAIALKGSDIALNFPDRVSSYPAPASPSPSDIRSAAAGAAEMMKEKTAGGGDDDGKFPHDQNQPGSSDHQELAFDQDRGLAGEDEFIDVEALIDMPNLLVDMAEGMLVSPPRIHSPPSSDSPEHSDVDSLWSYF